In Pedobacter sp. WC2423, the following are encoded in one genomic region:
- the nagB gene encoding glucosamine-6-phosphate deaminase, whose amino-acid sequence MARLNLLEETRFEKLPVSVFDNPAAASINVAQRIANLIREKQEKKQKAVLGLATGVTPIAVYAELVRLHKEENLSFSNVITFNLDEYYPMQPNAAQSYVTFMNENLFDHIDIPKENINIPDGTLELEAIPAFCLDYERKIGELGGLDIQILGIGRTGHIGFNEPGSAPNSGTRLVTLDDLTRRDAARDFGGKSFVPSKAITMGIGTIFKAREIILMAWNQKKASIIKKAVEGEISSEVPATYLQLSDHVEFILDKDAASLLTRFDTPWLVKDCVWEDKLIRKAVIWLANTLKKPILKLTEDDFNNHGMAQLAIERGPVYNINIHIFNKLQHTITGWPGGKPNADDSQRPERATPAKKRVVIFSPHPDDDVISMGGTFIRLVDQQHDVHVAYQTSGNTAVWDDDALRFVEFSIDFAEKMGLDQKELKGIYDNMRTFIAAKKPNQVDTPEIQSVKGLIRKGEAIAGARYCGLEDDHIHFMALPFYESGKNKKNPVTNLDVELTIELLQKVKPEQIFAAGDFEDPHGTHLVCFNIIIEAMNRLRETEEWAKNCWLWMYRGAWQEFDTHEIEMAVPLSPQELLKKKYAIFKHQSQKDRAVFPGDDSREFWERAEDRNRDTAKAYDDLGLAEYEAMEAFVRWKF is encoded by the coding sequence ATGGCAAGATTAAATCTTTTGGAAGAAACACGTTTCGAAAAACTCCCTGTTTCAGTATTTGATAACCCAGCAGCAGCATCCATAAACGTTGCACAGCGTATCGCTAATCTCATCAGAGAAAAACAAGAAAAGAAGCAAAAGGCAGTCCTAGGCCTTGCGACCGGTGTTACACCGATTGCAGTATACGCAGAGCTTGTACGTTTACACAAAGAGGAAAATCTGAGTTTCAGCAACGTGATCACATTCAACCTGGACGAGTATTACCCGATGCAGCCTAACGCCGCTCAGAGTTATGTGACCTTTATGAATGAGAATTTATTCGATCACATTGATATTCCTAAAGAAAACATTAATATTCCCGACGGTACACTCGAACTGGAAGCTATTCCTGCATTCTGTCTTGATTATGAACGCAAAATCGGAGAGCTCGGTGGTCTGGATATTCAAATCCTCGGAATTGGACGTACAGGACACATTGGGTTTAACGAACCGGGTTCTGCCCCCAATTCAGGAACCCGTCTGGTTACTCTTGATGATCTGACCAGAAGAGATGCAGCAAGAGACTTCGGTGGAAAATCTTTCGTCCCTTCCAAAGCAATCACCATGGGAATCGGGACTATTTTCAAAGCCCGTGAGATCATTCTGATGGCATGGAACCAGAAAAAAGCTTCTATTATCAAAAAAGCAGTAGAAGGAGAAATTTCAAGTGAAGTACCCGCCACCTATCTGCAATTATCAGATCATGTAGAATTTATCCTTGATAAAGACGCAGCTTCCTTATTGACCCGTTTTGATACGCCATGGCTTGTTAAAGACTGTGTATGGGAAGATAAATTAATCAGAAAAGCAGTAATATGGCTTGCAAATACACTGAAAAAGCCGATTTTAAAACTTACCGAAGATGATTTCAATAATCACGGTATGGCACAATTAGCCATTGAAAGAGGCCCTGTTTATAACATCAACATTCATATTTTCAATAAATTACAACACACCATTACCGGATGGCCGGGAGGAAAACCAAACGCAGACGATTCTCAGCGACCGGAAAGAGCAACTCCAGCTAAAAAAAGAGTAGTTATTTTTTCTCCGCATCCAGACGATGATGTGATCTCTATGGGTGGTACTTTTATCCGCCTGGTAGATCAGCAGCACGATGTCCATGTCGCTTACCAAACCTCAGGAAATACGGCTGTTTGGGATGATGACGCTTTAAGATTTGTAGAATTCAGCATTGACTTCGCAGAAAAAATGGGACTGGATCAAAAAGAGCTGAAGGGTATATATGACAACATGCGTACTTTCATTGCAGCTAAAAAACCTAATCAGGTTGATACACCAGAAATTCAATCTGTAAAAGGACTGATCAGAAAAGGAGAAGCAATTGCAGGAGCCCGTTACTGCGGACTAGAAGATGATCATATCCATTTTATGGCACTTCCTTTTTATGAAAGCGGAAAAAACAAGAAAAATCCGGTAACCAATCTGGATGTTGAACTCACTATAGAACTACTTCAAAAAGTTAAACCTGAGCAGATTTTTGCTGCCGGAGACTTTGAAGATCCGCACGGAACACACCTGGTTTGCTTTAACATTATTATTGAAGCCATGAACCGCCTGCGCGAAACAGAAGAATGGGCAAAAAACTGCTGGTTATGGATGTACCGCGGCGCATGGCAGGAATTTGATACGCATGAAATTGAGATGGCAGTTCCTTTGAGTCCTCAGGAACTGCTGAAAAAGAAATATGCAATTTTCAAACACCAGTCACAAAAAGACAGAGCAGTATTTCCAGGGGACGATTCCAGAGAATTCTGGGAGCGTGCTGAAGATAGGAACAGAGACACTGCGAAAGCTTATGATGACTTGGGATTAGCAGAATACGAAGCAATGGAAGCTTTCGTCCGCTGGAAATTCTAA
- a CDS encoding 2Fe-2S iron-sulfur cluster-binding protein, which translates to MEENNITVHVQNPDGTLTSLEAPVDMGLSLMEYLKACEYDILATCGGMALCATCCVDVLEGEDKLKEMTDDEYAMLDTLPDLLPNSRLACQLQLSHEMDGLVVKLHGTD; encoded by the coding sequence ATGGAAGAAAATAATATTACCGTACACGTTCAGAACCCTGATGGCACATTAACTTCACTGGAAGCCCCTGTTGATATGGGATTAAGTTTGATGGAGTATCTTAAAGCGTGTGAATATGATATTTTAGCTACCTGCGGTGGGATGGCCTTATGCGCAACCTGCTGTGTGGATGTTTTGGAAGGTGAAGACAAGTTAAAGGAAATGACAGATGACGAATATGCCATGCTGGATACTTTACCTGACCTTTTACCAAATTCAAGATTAGCTTGTCAGCTGCAATTAAGCCACGAAATGGATGGGCTGGTTGTCAAACTGCACGGTACTGACTAA
- a CDS encoding S41 family peptidase: MKRNKFALLFALIAFASFTWSFKEDLFLVSKNMDIFASLYREININYVDETNAGDLMKSGIDAMLDTLDPYTTYIPESEVEDYKLKYVSTQFGGIGASTVFIEGKLFVNEVSAGYPAFKLGVQPGDQIIKINGIEVKGKERAEVSRLLRGPRGSAVDLLLIREGTVLQKQLVRDEIKQLNVSYSGMIGDLAYIRLDKFLENSAQEVQDAAIELNKQHPKGMILDLRYNGGGILQEAVKIVNLFVNKDLVVVTQKARNPEKTINYKTSNMPLLPDLPLVVLINGSSASASEIVAGALQDLDRGVVIGQRSYGKGLVQQTFNLPYNSLVKVTVAKYFTPSGRCIQAVDYAHKNKEGKNLKIADSLIAKYNTKTGRVVYNGSGVYPDLLVGAIKLSPITISLISKSMFFDFANAYKKSHATISPATDFQVSEEDYAAFANSLDGKDYSYTSTAERLLSDLRTEAEKEQKLSLVKKDLEELKAKMLVAKKTEIFTHKAEIKRILETQIVSRYYFEKGKIVQAFQYDKELEAAKSVLGNSTKMLAILKGEGTYKTIGDPVKVIAAPADSN; the protein is encoded by the coding sequence ATGAAAAGAAACAAGTTTGCACTTCTATTTGCTCTTATTGCATTTGCGTCTTTTACCTGGTCTTTTAAGGAGGATTTATTCCTGGTATCTAAAAATATGGACATTTTCGCGTCCTTATACCGGGAAATTAACATCAATTATGTGGATGAAACCAATGCCGGAGATCTAATGAAAAGCGGTATCGATGCGATGCTGGACACATTGGATCCTTATACTACTTATATTCCAGAATCTGAGGTAGAAGATTATAAGCTGAAATATGTGAGCACACAGTTTGGCGGAATTGGTGCCAGTACAGTTTTTATCGAAGGAAAACTTTTTGTAAATGAAGTAAGTGCAGGTTATCCTGCGTTTAAGCTTGGTGTTCAGCCCGGCGATCAGATTATAAAGATCAATGGCATTGAAGTGAAAGGAAAAGAACGTGCAGAAGTGAGCCGTTTGCTTCGCGGTCCGCGCGGTTCTGCCGTAGATCTGCTGCTGATCAGAGAAGGTACAGTCCTGCAAAAACAGTTGGTCAGAGACGAAATCAAACAACTTAATGTTTCTTATTCAGGGATGATCGGTGATCTTGCCTACATCAGGCTGGATAAGTTTCTGGAGAATTCTGCACAGGAAGTACAGGACGCAGCAATCGAGTTGAATAAACAACATCCGAAAGGGATGATCCTTGATCTGAGATATAATGGAGGAGGGATCTTGCAGGAAGCTGTAAAAATTGTCAATCTGTTTGTCAATAAAGATCTGGTTGTGGTAACCCAAAAGGCCCGCAATCCTGAAAAAACAATCAATTATAAGACAAGTAATATGCCGCTGCTGCCAGATCTTCCGTTGGTGGTATTGATTAATGGTTCTTCTGCTTCCGCTTCAGAAATAGTTGCGGGCGCATTGCAGGATCTGGACAGAGGTGTGGTGATCGGGCAACGGAGTTACGGTAAGGGACTGGTTCAGCAAACTTTCAATCTACCTTATAATAGTCTGGTTAAAGTTACAGTAGCCAAGTATTTTACGCCTTCAGGCAGGTGTATACAGGCGGTAGACTACGCGCATAAAAATAAAGAAGGGAAAAATTTGAAAATTGCAGACTCCCTGATTGCAAAATATAACACTAAAACGGGAAGGGTTGTCTATAATGGAAGTGGTGTTTACCCTGATCTGCTGGTTGGAGCTATCAAGCTAAGTCCTATAACAATTTCTTTAATTAGTAAGAGCATGTTCTTTGATTTCGCCAATGCTTATAAAAAGAGCCACGCAACAATCAGCCCGGCTACAGATTTCCAGGTGTCGGAAGAAGATTATGCTGCTTTTGCGAATTCGCTGGATGGAAAAGATTATTCTTATACTTCTACAGCAGAAAGATTGCTGTCAGATTTGAGAACTGAAGCAGAAAAAGAACAAAAACTATCACTGGTTAAGAAAGATCTGGAAGAGCTGAAAGCGAAGATGCTGGTGGCTAAAAAAACAGAGATATTCACGCACAAAGCAGAGATTAAAAGAATACTTGAAACGCAGATTGTAAGCAGGTATTATTTTGAGAAGGGTAAAATAGTGCAAGCATTCCAGTATGATAAGGAATTGGAAGCTGCTAAATCAGTGCTTGGCAATTCCACTAAAATGCTTGCAATATTAAAAGGTGAGGGTACTTATAAGACTATAGGTGATCCTGTAAAAGTAATCGCAGCACCCGCAGATAGTAATTAG
- a CDS encoding NAD(P)/FAD-dependent oxidoreductase, which translates to MISTDIAIIGAGPVGLFAIFEAGLLKMRCHLIDYLPQVGGQLSEIYPKKPIYDIPGYPSVLAQELVDNLVEQAKPFHPGYTLGERIEGLEKRGEGDFVLTTNMGTIIEAKVVVIAGGLGCFEPRKPVVSGLEQFENGRGVNYMILDPEQYRGQKMVIAGGGDSALDWTIFLADLVEELTLVHRSESFRGAPDSVAKVMQLAESGKINLVLNSNLGAVTGTGKLEKVEIVHNKTLEKTIVDADHLIPLFGLSPKLGPIEQWNLNIHKSAIEVNTDDYSTNIPGIYAIGDINTYTNKLKLILCGFHEAALMSHSAYQYMNPGIKYTMKYTTVNGVAEF; encoded by the coding sequence ATGATTTCTACAGATATAGCCATCATTGGCGCCGGACCCGTAGGTTTGTTTGCTATTTTCGAAGCAGGTTTGCTTAAAATGCGTTGTCATTTAATTGATTACTTACCTCAGGTTGGAGGTCAGCTTTCCGAAATTTACCCTAAAAAACCTATATATGATATCCCTGGTTATCCGAGCGTACTAGCTCAGGAACTAGTTGATAACCTGGTAGAACAAGCTAAACCATTTCACCCTGGTTATACTTTAGGCGAACGTATTGAAGGTTTGGAGAAACGTGGTGAAGGTGATTTCGTACTGACAACCAATATGGGTACTATCATAGAAGCCAAAGTTGTAGTAATTGCTGGTGGATTAGGTTGTTTTGAACCTCGTAAACCTGTCGTATCCGGACTAGAGCAGTTTGAAAACGGACGCGGCGTAAATTACATGATCCTTGATCCTGAGCAGTACCGCGGACAGAAAATGGTAATTGCAGGTGGTGGTGACTCTGCATTGGACTGGACTATATTCCTTGCTGATCTAGTTGAAGAATTAACACTTGTACACCGCAGCGAAAGCTTCCGTGGAGCACCAGACTCCGTAGCTAAAGTAATGCAGCTGGCAGAGAGCGGAAAAATCAATCTTGTACTCAACAGTAACCTGGGTGCTGTAACAGGAACAGGCAAGCTGGAAAAGGTAGAGATTGTACACAACAAAACACTTGAAAAAACTATCGTTGATGCTGACCATTTAATTCCTCTTTTTGGATTAAGCCCTAAATTAGGCCCGATTGAGCAATGGAACCTGAATATTCATAAAAGTGCAATCGAAGTTAATACTGATGATTACTCGACCAATATCCCGGGTATTTATGCAATCGGTGATATCAATACTTATACAAACAAATTGAAACTAATCCTTTGTGGATTCCACGAGGCTGCATTGATGAGTCATAGTGCTTACCAGTACATGAACCCTGGTATTAAATACACGATGAAATATACCACAGTTAACGGAGTAGCAGAATTTTAA
- a CDS encoding ABC transporter ATP-binding protein, whose translation MLEIKQLKKEYAGTTVVDIDHLTINAGETVGIVGNNGAGKTTLFRMLLDLIRPFSGEILSKGKNVAQDDQWKNYTASFLDEGFLINYLTPEEYFIFIGSLQHYSALEVMNSLIPYTELFNGEIMNSGKYIRDFSMGNQNKIGIVAALLQNPELLILDEPFANLDPTTQIRLKDHLKTLKTKQLTTLISSHDLNHVTDVCERIILFEKGKIIKDMYTNENTLKELEAYFSLRTV comes from the coding sequence ATGCTGGAAATTAAACAACTAAAAAAAGAATACGCAGGTACTACCGTAGTAGATATTGATCATCTAACCATTAACGCCGGCGAGACCGTTGGCATCGTTGGCAATAATGGGGCAGGTAAAACAACCCTGTTCAGAATGCTATTAGACCTGATCCGTCCCTTTTCAGGAGAGATACTCTCCAAAGGTAAAAATGTAGCCCAGGACGATCAGTGGAAAAACTATACAGCCTCTTTCCTGGACGAAGGATTTCTGATCAATTACCTCACCCCAGAAGAATATTTTATTTTTATCGGCTCCCTCCAACACTACAGTGCTTTGGAGGTCATGAATTCCTTAATCCCCTATACAGAGCTCTTTAACGGGGAAATTATGAACAGCGGCAAATATATCCGTGACTTCTCCATGGGAAACCAAAATAAAATAGGCATTGTTGCAGCCCTGCTCCAAAACCCAGAATTACTGATTCTCGATGAACCCTTTGCAAACCTTGACCCAACCACACAAATCAGGCTTAAAGACCATTTAAAAACTTTAAAAACAAAACAACTTACTACCCTGATTTCCAGTCACGACCTCAACCACGTTACAGATGTCTGCGAACGTATCATCTTATTTGAAAAAGGAAAAATTATCAAAGATATGTACACCAACGAAAATACCCTGAAAGAACTCGAAGCCTATTTTTCGTTAAGGACTGTCTAA
- a CDS encoding M16 family metallopeptidase: protein MYKNIFPIIGLALLAAINNPVSGQQKTTKHQPVAKHTVSAGKLIPNDPAVKIGRLPNGLTYYIRKNVEPKNRAELYLANRIGSLMENDDQLGLAHFTEHMAFNGTKDFPKNEIINYLQKAGVRFGADLNAYTSFDQTVYQLPIPTDSTELFHTGFKILANWAGKISMDGAEIDRERGVIIEEDRQSGKNSAERIRKQLLPVMLKDSRYEKRLPIGKIDLLKTFTHDKIRNFYADWYRPDLQAVIAVGDFDVNEVEQLIIANFSGLKNPAKKKERLNYDLPDNKAPLVKIITDAEQQYNVASVTWKQRGNILKTTTDQRKNVVYSMINAMLSARFQEILEKNSAPFLFAQGSFGSYQGGLVPKINAFQTTAGAKSGKDLLPAFTAAVAESERAVKFGFLQSELDVVKKNIEAGNEMLLKEKDKTSSVAFVGEYLSHFLTGSAIGSIGFNYKDTKENLKTITLAEVNALAKTLITNQNQIIIVTAPEKEKSNLPTTAQLLAALTNAEKNLKPYVDNAVDKPLLAQKPVAGKVVSEKKFEDIGVTQWTLSNGIKVLLKPTDFKNDQILFSSFSKGGTSLADPDDYQSADNAGIITQSGLGDFNPSQLNRLLAGNTGSAGAYIGELYQGFSGSAAPKDLENALQMVTASALTPRKDIEIFNKSISDAKVSLENKDAEPESVFADTVQAVLSSYHKRSMPYTLADIDKISLDKAFSFYKARFADLGEQSFVFVGNFDLNTIKPLIETYIASLPTLNKKTGYIDLGSRTPNGTISKTVYKGLEEKASVQLYIHGDYDYTAANNVQLDALSSALEIKILERLREKESGVYSPQVSLSVNKYPRAHYYFTISFSCAPANTEKLIAAALDEVKIIRTNGVTAQDLAKFKSEVQRQQELNLRNNGYWLGYLTTRLKYGDDLNQLLTAKERLNEVTTESSKTNAQKYLKQDNYIRMVLMPQK, encoded by the coding sequence ATGTATAAAAATATATTCCCGATTATCGGATTAGCTTTGCTTGCAGCAATTAACAACCCGGTATCAGGACAACAAAAGACTACAAAACACCAACCAGTCGCTAAGCATACTGTAAGCGCCGGAAAATTAATCCCCAATGACCCAGCCGTTAAAATCGGCAGATTACCCAATGGCCTGACCTATTATATCAGGAAAAATGTGGAGCCTAAAAACCGGGCCGAGCTCTACCTGGCCAACCGCATCGGTTCTTTAATGGAAAATGACGATCAGCTAGGACTGGCACATTTTACCGAACACATGGCTTTTAACGGTACAAAGGATTTCCCTAAAAATGAAATCATCAATTATCTGCAGAAAGCGGGGGTACGTTTCGGCGCTGATTTAAATGCTTATACTTCATTTGATCAGACTGTGTATCAATTGCCAATTCCCACAGACAGCACAGAGCTCTTCCATACTGGTTTTAAAATTCTGGCCAACTGGGCAGGAAAAATCTCTATGGACGGAGCCGAAATAGATAGAGAAAGGGGTGTCATTATTGAAGAAGACCGTCAGAGCGGCAAAAACTCAGCAGAACGCATCAGAAAACAACTGCTGCCGGTCATGCTTAAAGATTCCCGTTATGAAAAAAGGCTTCCTATTGGAAAAATAGACCTCTTAAAAACTTTTACACACGATAAGATCAGAAACTTTTATGCAGACTGGTACAGGCCAGACTTGCAAGCAGTAATTGCAGTTGGAGATTTTGATGTCAATGAAGTGGAGCAATTGATTATTGCCAACTTCTCCGGTTTAAAAAATCCGGCTAAAAAGAAAGAAAGATTAAATTATGACCTTCCGGACAATAAAGCACCACTAGTTAAAATTATTACTGATGCAGAACAGCAATACAATGTGGCTTCTGTAACCTGGAAACAACGCGGAAATATCTTAAAAACGACCACAGATCAGAGAAAAAATGTTGTTTATAGTATGATTAACGCTATGCTATCCGCACGCTTTCAGGAAATCCTGGAAAAGAACAGCGCCCCGTTCTTGTTTGCACAAGGTTCTTTTGGTAGTTATCAGGGAGGCTTAGTTCCAAAAATCAATGCTTTTCAAACTACTGCCGGAGCAAAATCAGGAAAAGACCTCTTACCTGCATTTACCGCAGCAGTTGCGGAGAGTGAAAGGGCCGTCAAATTTGGTTTTCTACAATCAGAACTAGATGTGGTTAAAAAGAATATTGAAGCCGGGAATGAGATGCTGTTGAAAGAGAAAGACAAAACTTCATCTGTTGCTTTTGTAGGAGAATACCTGAGTCATTTTTTAACTGGCTCTGCAATAGGTTCAATCGGGTTCAATTATAAAGACACGAAAGAAAACCTGAAAACGATCACCCTGGCCGAAGTAAATGCACTGGCAAAAACATTGATTACCAACCAAAATCAAATTATTATTGTAACCGCTCCTGAAAAGGAAAAATCGAATCTTCCAACTACGGCTCAATTACTTGCTGCCTTAACCAATGCAGAAAAAAACCTGAAACCCTATGTGGATAATGCTGTTGATAAACCTCTTTTAGCACAAAAACCAGTAGCTGGAAAAGTGGTCTCAGAAAAGAAATTTGAGGATATTGGTGTTACCCAGTGGACGCTGAGTAATGGCATTAAAGTTTTGCTTAAGCCAACAGATTTCAAGAATGATCAGATACTTTTCAGTTCTTTTTCCAAAGGAGGGACTTCATTAGCAGATCCGGATGATTATCAGTCTGCTGATAATGCAGGGATTATTACTCAAAGTGGTTTAGGTGATTTCAACCCTTCACAACTCAACAGGCTTTTAGCCGGGAATACAGGCAGCGCAGGTGCTTATATAGGTGAATTATACCAGGGCTTTAGTGGAAGTGCTGCGCCTAAAGATTTGGAAAATGCACTTCAGATGGTTACCGCTTCGGCTTTGACCCCGCGTAAAGACATAGAGATTTTTAACAAATCAATCAGTGATGCTAAAGTAAGTCTGGAGAATAAAGATGCAGAGCCAGAAAGCGTTTTTGCAGATACAGTACAAGCCGTTCTTTCTTCTTATCATAAAAGAAGCATGCCCTATACATTAGCAGATATTGATAAAATCTCTCTGGACAAAGCTTTTTCGTTCTATAAAGCGCGCTTTGCGGACCTTGGAGAACAAAGCTTTGTATTTGTGGGTAACTTTGACCTCAATACAATTAAACCGCTTATAGAGACTTATATTGCCAGTTTACCAACCTTGAATAAAAAGACCGGTTATATTGATCTTGGATCACGCACTCCAAATGGGACCATTAGTAAAACAGTCTACAAAGGTTTAGAAGAAAAGGCCAGTGTCCAGTTATATATTCACGGTGATTATGATTATACAGCGGCAAATAATGTACAACTGGATGCTTTAAGCAGTGCTTTGGAAATCAAAATCCTCGAAAGATTGCGTGAAAAAGAAAGTGGTGTTTATTCTCCGCAGGTTTCACTGAGTGTAAATAAATATCCAAGAGCACATTACTATTTCACCATCTCTTTTAGTTGTGCGCCAGCAAATACAGAAAAGCTAATTGCTGCTGCATTGGACGAAGTAAAAATAATAAGAACTAACGGAGTAACGGCTCAGGATCTGGCAAAATTCAAATCTGAGGTACAGCGTCAGCAAGAATTAAATCTGCGTAACAATGGCTATTGGCTTGGTTACCTGACCACCAGGCTTAAATATGGAGATGATTTGAACCAGCTACTGACCGCAAAAGAAAGACTCAATGAAGTGACCACTGAATCTTCTAAAACGAATGCACAAAAGTATTTAAAACAGGATAACTATATCCGGATGGTCTTAATGCCGCAGAAATAA
- a CDS encoding DUF5687 family protein, whose protein sequence is MYATFLAHQWMSFWRSKGKGGTIATQLIMGFIILYLVLVSIFIGYNMEHIIEEMLPGKDVMLVFNGMILYYFTIEFLMRLQLQELPTLAVQPYLHLNIPKSKLISFLNITALFSVFNLLPLLLFFPFSILKINSDFGAFACIMYLLAIMSLVIFNNYAALYFKRLTIGNLKAGILGSVFLVAVGLLEYFKVFSIASLSNHVFHVITTTPPVATIFPVAAVIMLTINTRFLKRNLYLEELQSAKQKKSSTDYPFLDRFGETGVYLALEIKLILRNKRSRSTLTKGLLFIFYGLLFYKQETLDANKFWSLIFPATFMTGNMIMLYGQFMFGWQSAEFDGLLTSKLNIKTFFKAKFLLFTIGSTLLTAAVSIYGLISWKILILQFAVYCYNIGVTSVITLYFATRNYKALDLSKGSAMNWQGITASTMLQTIPLMLSPYLIYLPISLISNPYWGIAGVAITGLAGLLTRNFWINFLTKEFQERKYKIAEGFRQK, encoded by the coding sequence ATGTACGCAACATTTTTAGCACATCAGTGGATGAGTTTTTGGAGATCCAAAGGCAAGGGTGGAACAATTGCCACACAACTGATTATGGGCTTTATTATACTTTACCTGGTTCTTGTTTCCATTTTCATCGGGTATAACATGGAACATATTATCGAAGAAATGCTTCCCGGCAAAGACGTCATGCTGGTTTTCAACGGCATGATCCTCTATTATTTCACCATAGAGTTCCTCATGCGTTTACAATTGCAAGAGCTTCCAACACTGGCTGTACAACCTTATCTGCACCTGAATATTCCCAAAAGCAAACTGATTTCATTCTTAAATATCACCGCACTTTTTTCAGTTTTCAACCTTCTTCCCCTACTGCTTTTCTTTCCCTTTTCCATTTTAAAGATCAACAGTGATTTTGGCGCGTTTGCCTGTATCATGTATTTACTCGCTATTATGTCTTTAGTGATTTTCAATAATTATGCTGCACTTTATTTCAAAAGGCTGACTATAGGAAACCTTAAAGCGGGAATACTGGGCTCAGTTTTTTTAGTTGCCGTCGGTCTGCTTGAATACTTTAAAGTCTTCTCCATCGCATCGCTGTCGAATCATGTTTTCCATGTGATAACGACTACGCCACCAGTCGCCACCATTTTCCCTGTTGCGGCAGTTATTATGCTCACGATCAACACCCGTTTTTTAAAGAGGAATTTATATCTCGAAGAACTGCAGTCTGCAAAGCAGAAAAAATCAAGTACAGATTACCCCTTTCTTGACAGGTTTGGTGAAACAGGGGTTTACCTTGCCCTGGAGATCAAATTAATATTGCGCAACAAAAGGTCACGCTCAACACTCACCAAAGGGCTCCTTTTTATCTTCTACGGCCTTCTTTTCTATAAACAGGAAACATTGGATGCCAACAAATTCTGGTCTCTGATCTTTCCCGCTACTTTTATGACCGGAAATATGATTATGCTTTACGGACAATTTATGTTTGGCTGGCAAAGTGCAGAATTTGACGGGCTCTTAACCAGCAAACTAAATATAAAGACTTTTTTCAAAGCAAAATTTCTGTTATTCACTATCGGATCAACTCTTCTAACAGCCGCAGTAAGTATTTACGGACTAATCAGCTGGAAAATCCTGATCCTTCAGTTTGCAGTCTATTGCTATAATATCGGGGTTACTTCAGTGATTACTTTATACTTTGCCACAAGAAACTACAAGGCGCTTGACCTCAGTAAAGGATCTGCGATGAACTGGCAGGGAATTACAGCTTCTACCATGCTGCAAACTATTCCGCTCATGCTCAGCCCTTACTTAATTTATTTACCCATATCCCTGATTTCAAACCCCTATTGGGGGATTGCCGGCGTTGCCATTACCGGCCTTGCAGGTTTATTGACCAGGAACTTCTGGATCAACTTCCTCACCAAAGAGTTCCAGGAAAGAAAATATAAAATCGCAGAAGGCTTTAGACAAAAATAA